The proteins below are encoded in one region of Colletotrichum lupini chromosome 5, complete sequence:
- a CDS encoding BAR domain-containing protein, protein MGGVAEWGCSDLTFCIARTCLSVVVELVYVLPKVRPWNGGLPPYNKPYGDYLIDPYIDSTVRSSSKSSSRFVKSSSTTILRAYLTLSLDQYPYGYSSLHTHPLPPLPRSSFFTCFFRLTAHLSNPCSLHYQPYLVLRSPSQTNPSSVFRHPPLTRSLAQHISHLNDSRNDFCQLLPFVILSLHQPVECWHRPKLPSTCHPNPPVDPHHIVTANMNFTKKFDRAFQWAGEKMGSESKTGQTDEFKNLEMEMQLRYDGMERLQKSTNTYVKWVARRGEAFDDKEKGLPIAFVGRMMISHGEEFEPDSEFGACLLSLGRTNERLAGIQESYASEVTDNWLVSVERSLAMMKEYQAARKKLESRRLAYDAAISKMQKTKREDFRLEEELRTARAKYEEAGEDVMRRMSDIKDAETDNVRDLTGLLDAELNYHERCAEELRRLRQNWAGGNAPPSPTDRRYGNGGRGRSNTARSFNDYSARNNHVEEEPEPMPVRMPIRSQRSEVKFGASADTTPRPSISRSQTFQGPAATDRRSMAATPPVPAVSHIGSLRGNLRPTGRPMASDVFADDDHTTVSGSGSPEWNDRSASPATSMGSSLTRSTSNLQAKKAPPPPPPSRAKKPAPPVPAKREGLPTGAGRLGVLISVGWIRNYWFPHRIASEKKNIVKVFAMSDLRSEPFGMNCNMRRGSELIFEVAIRPQRQAWVVISKKTSYIGDGRLLTVFITALGAIILVDTYFLWLPSLEFRIPYLTSHILSRIDKGEKKMRHITCAGCGPSCLLPEFDLRVVMLDQSTNSPLCYWTEDNSISPKQFSCLAAMATEDARYRLSTQYRLWSFSPAKLAELREQTNSLAKTNITSRLVETKRVDLDAAESMPEFLTPPEETQLLKFFTVELIRAADFCGLPTEVRATATVFLRRFYVTNSIMTYPPQDILKTCLFFGSKAEGLYTRLAKLADKFPNTTEEEILAGEFLLCQGVRFAFDVRHPFRALEGAILELRRHADLEKNRIDAAHFRARAFLKFSSLVTDAYFHYTPSQIMLASLSLADRGLAEKLVQSAFGPAQNGTSNEGEKDLARHDIRDKVMGTIEACRELLATEPPERLDEYWGTVEATKVIKPLIRKLKKCRDPDRADLVALQKARRELASQKETRISKGEGDGSVLDGNGGGLGGNEARDAKRRKVTEGDDRRGVGGARGASPSSRRMTGETDCPDSALRRDTQYFPPRPLALLPMVNIVAVPRFDKFPTRNAPACAPRLQLDGQSGNNHREVAHLDTSGGLNGFNSVALWMAGAAAKQRFLGREMRHWRTLWNKRQNCDLSSESMTHRFHDAIVNGYNAMSFTHVRLLGHAFTMALNRSRIRVLVDLASNRSTSPTPGTPCTWHTMETRHYLGQSQGGNGNGPTGPALGSTILLAIAGKAAAMLHEPEHLFPFSFEFCIVDENMTFDDPSLGSMADYGNNKPNHKTGKRAYDLRQGLPCWQPAGTHAKQEYHPALHGSLFGAIGVSPVFNGAKRPILTTSTFFCSPPHPSFASRAQAYATSKTRHAVNGVPDSDIPSFSQLGGSLAFRVVYLASTSIASSLGLQLLAMALERPSDFYVRQRRYWQDHCLAMVSVPPTPFGAYAGQKRLHDRLGTQLAILLNSSLVLCQRRALLRAKEASPPPGLRVCPGPVQSPSPWRGRDVDQDPCLGTRSPAGLLVSSPSLGNKLDSARSGNPRRRDWFDHSWTELTKVFCMIPTMQVKNLLPLALASAVLAQSQQSLTAALASQNSSLSSLTALLGTQPALVQALSQAQNITILAPSNAALEAFLASPGAQGAATNPGLVAAILQYHVLNGTYYASQFTEEPQFIPTLLSNETYANITGGQRVQAQTVGGNVTFYSALRENSTVTAGNVNFTAGTIHIIDKVLSVPQPIPDTLRAANLTAALGAVQAANVGPALAAAKDLTIFIPNNEAFRSIGNLTANLTAALPSILQYHVVAGAVLYSPDITNTSLTTLNGGNVTIRVINETVYVNEAEVLIPNVLVANGVVHVIDNVLNPNNTSVEPDTTASTRAPAYTGAGTATDGSNPFTSGITGPTSTAPLATETGANNGGGVRTTSSSTQAGPMRTAAVGAAALFGGMAAYMNI, encoded by the exons AtggggggggtggccgaaTGGGGGTGTTCCGACTTAACCTTCTGCATAGCCCGCACCTGCCTCTCAGTTGTTGTCGAGTTGGTCTACGTGT TACCCAAGGTGCGTCCATGGAACGGTGGATTACCCCCGTACAACAAACCGTACGGAGACTACCTTATTGATCCATACATCGATTCCACCGTTAGGTCCTCCTCCAAGTCCTCGTCCCGTTTTGTGAAATCATCTTCTACCACCATACTCCgtgcctaccttaccttatccCTCGACCaatatccgtacggatacagtTCCCTCCACACACACCCCCTTCCACCCCTTCCACGGTCCTCCTTCTTCACCTGCTTCTTCCGCTTGACGGCACATCTCTCCAATCCCTGCTCCTTGCATTATCAACCGT ACCTCGTCTTGCGCTCACCTTCTCAAACCAATCCATCTTCCGTCTTTCGTCATCCACCACTCACTCGCTCGCTCGCTCAACACATCTCCCACCTGAACGATTCTCGCAACGACTTCTGCCAACTTCTCCCATTCGTCATCCTTTCTCTACACCAACCCGTTGAATGCTGGCATCGACCGAAACTACCTTCAACTTGTCACCCTAATCCCCCCGTCGACC CGCACCATATTGTTACCGCCAACATGAACTTCACCAAGAAATTCGACCGCGCCTTCCAATGGGCCGGCGAAAAGATGGGATCCGAGTCCAAGACCGGACAGACTGACGAATTCAAAAACTTGGAAATGGAGATGCAATTGCGATACGACG GAATGGAACGACTTCAAAAATCCACAAACACCTATGTCAAATGGGTTGCCCGCCGTGGTGAGGCTTTCGACGACAAGGAGAAGGGCCTCCCTATCGCTTTTGTTGGGCGTATGATGATTTCCCACGGCGAGGAGTTCGAGCCCGACTCTGAATTTGGAGCCTGTCTGCTCT CTCTCGGTCGAACCAACGAACGCCTTGCTGGTATCCAGGAAAGCTATGCTTCAGAAGTTACCGATAACTGGCTTGTCTCGGTCGAAAGATCTTTGGCAATGATGAAAGAGTATCAG GCCGCACGGAAGAAGCTCGAGTCGCGCCGATTGGCCTACGATGCAGCAATCAGCAAAATGCAAAAGACGAAGCGCGAAGATTTCCGCCTCGAGGAAGAGCTCCGTACTGCCAGGGCAAAGTACGAGGAAGCTGGTGAAGACGTCATGCGACGAATGTCCGATATCAAGGATGCAGAGACTGACAATGTTCGCGACCTGACTGGCTTACTCGACGCCGAGCTGAACTACCACGAACGCTGCGCCGAGGAGCTTCGCCGTCTGCGTCAGAATTGGGCGGGCGGCAATGCGCCTCCCTCGCCGACCGATCGCCGTTATGGAAACGGCGGTCGTGGGCGGTCCAACACGGCCCGCTCGTTCAACGACTATTCGGCGCGCAACAATCACGTTGAGGAGGAACCAGAACCGATGCCCGTCCGCATGCCCATCCGCTCCCAACGATCAGAGGTCAAGTTTGGCGCGTCGGCCGACACAACCCCGAGGCCGTCTATCAGTAGGTCTCAGACGTTCCAGGGGCCAGCTGCGACCGACCGACGATCCATGGCTGCTACCCCGCCAGTGCCTGCCGTTTCTCACATTGGATCTTTGCGTGGGAATCTGAGGCCTACCGGTAGACCAATGGCGAGCGACGTGTTTGCCGACGATGACCACACGACGGTAAGCGGTAGCGGCAGCCCGGAATGGAATGATCGCAGTGCCAGCCCGGCCACCAGCATGGGAAGCAGCTTGACTCGGAGCACAAGCAACCTGCAAGCAAAGAAAGCACCTCCACCTCCTCCCCCAAGCCGAGCCAAGAAGCCGGCGCCCCCAGTCCCCGCTAAGCGGGAG GGGCTCCCGACAGGAGCAGGGCGTTTGGGCGTGTTAATATCCGTGGGCTGGATCCGCAACTATTGGTTCCCTCATCGCATAGCTTCTGAAAAGAAGAAC ATTGTCAAAGTTTTCGCCATGAGTGACCTTCGCTCCGAGCCTTTCGGCATGAATTGCAACATGAGGCG AGGATCAGAACTAATATTCGAAGTAGCCATCAGGCCCCAAAGGCAAGCCTGGGTTGTGATATCGAAGAAGACTTCCTACATCGGCGACGGTCGTTTGCTCACGGTATTCATAACCGCGTTGGGGGCCATTATCCTAGTGGATACCTACTTCCTATGGCTACCTTCCTTAGAGTTCAG gataccttacctcaccAGCCACATTTTGTCCCGCATCGACaagggagaaaaaaaaatgCGCCACATCACGTGCGCTGGCTGTGGCCCGAGCTGTCTTTTGCCTGAG TTTGATCTGAGGGTTGTGATGTTGGATCAATCAACCAACTCTCCCCTCTGTTATTGGACAGAAGACAACAGCATCTCCCCTAAGCAATTCTCCTGC CTTGCCGCGATGGCAACCGAAGATGCGCGATACCGACTTTCGACACAGTATCGACTGTGGTCGTTCTCCCCAGCCAAACTAGCGGAATTACGAGAACAGACCAATTCTCTGGCGAAGACAAATATTACCAGTCGCCTTGTGGAAACGAAACGCGTGGACCTTGATGCGGCCGAGTCGATGCCAGAGTTCTTGACACCTCCCGAGGAGACACAACTGCTCAAGTTCTTCACCGTGGAGTTGATTCGCGCTGCAGACTTCTGTGGGCTCCCGACAGAGGTTAGAGCGACTGCGACCGTTTTCCTCCGTCGATTTTACGTCACCAACTCCATCATGACGTACCCGCCTCAGGATATCCTCAAGACCTGTCTATTCTTTGGAAGCAAGGCTGAGGGACTGTACACCCGCCTGGCTAAGCTGGCTGATAAATTCCCCAACACGACTGAGGAGGAGATTCTGGCAGGGGAGTTCTTGCTGTGCCAAGGAGTTCGATTTGCCTTCGACGTCAGGCACCCGTTCCGCGCGTTGGAAGGAGCGATTCTGGAACTTCGGCGTCATGCCGACCTCGAG AAAAACCGAATCGATGCCGCTCATTTCCGTGCCCGCGCTTTCCTCAAGTTTAGCTCTCTCGTCACAGACGCGTACTTTCATTACACCCCGAGCCAGATCATGCTTGCCTCACTTTCTTTGGCTGATCGAGGTCTGGCCGAGAAACTCGTCCAAAGCGCCTTTGGACCCGCTCAAAACGGCACCTCGAACGAAGGCGAGAAAGACCTCGCCCGACACGACATACGGGATAAAGTCATGGGAACCATTGAGGCGTGTAGGGAGCTGCTAGCGACCGAGCCGCCCGAGAGATTGGACGAGTATTGGGGAACT GTCGAGGCGACGAAGGTGATTAAACCTCTGATCCGAAAACTGAAAAAGTGCAGAGACCCCGACCGCGCAGATCTTGTGGCCTTGCAAAAGGCTCGACGAGAGTTGGCTTCGCAGAAAGAGACGCGGATATCGAAAGGTGAAGGTGACGGGTCTGTGTTAGACGGTAATGGCGGAGGACTCGGCGGTAATGAGGCGCGGGATGCGAAGCGACGAAAGGTTACGGAAGGCGACGAC CGGAGAGGTGTCGGCGGTGCACGCGGAGCCTCGCCAAGCTCACGGAGGATGACGGGAGAGACCGACTGTCCCGATTCGGCTTTACGAAGAGATACCCAATATTTTCCCCCACGACCCCTCGCGCTTCTTCCGATGGTGAACATCGTGGCGGTGCCCAGATTTGACAAATTCCCAACTCGAAACGCGCCAGCATGCGCCCCTCGCTTGCAACTCGATGGACAGTCGGGGAACAATCACCGAGAAGTGGCTCATTTAGACACCAGCGGAGGCCTCAACGGGTTCAACTCTGTTGCACTCTGGATGGCAGG TGCAGCTGCCAAGCAACGGTTCCTAGGGAGAGAAATGCGCCATTGGCGCACTTTATGGAATAAGCGCCAAAATTGCGATCTGTCAAGTGAATCGATGACGCACCGTTTTCATGATGCTATCGTCAATGGCTATAACGCAAT GAGCTTCACCCATGTCCGCTTGCTTGGCCACGCTTTCACCATGGCACTAAACCGATCGCGGATACGTGTCTTGGTGGATTTGGCGTCTAACCGGAGCACCTCGCCAACACCTGGCACACCATGCACCTGGCACACCATGGAGACGAGACACTACTTAGGGCAAAGCCAAGGGGGAAATGGGAATGGCCCGACTGGCCCTGCATTGGGGTCGACTATCCTTTTGGCTATTGCGGGGAAAGCGGCTGCAATGCTACACGAACCAGAACATCTCTTCCCCTTCTCATTCGAGTTTT GTATCGTCGATGAAAACATGACGTTTGATGATCCCAGTCTAGGTTCAATGGCAGATTACGGTAACAATAAGCCAAACCATAAGACGGGCAAAAGAGC CTATGACTTAAGGCAAGGATTGCCATGTTGGCAGCCCGCCGGCACGCATGCCAAGCAGGAATACCATCCAGCATTGCACGGCTCGTTGTTCGGCGCCATCGGAGTCTCTCCCGTCTTCAATGGCGCTAAGCGGCCTATCCTGACGACATCGACTTTTTTCTGTAGTCCCCCTCACCCAAGCTTTGCCAGTCGGGCGCAGGCTTACGCAACTTCCAAGACCCGACATGCTGTCAATGGCGTCCCAGACTCGGATATCCCAAGCTTCTCGCAGCTAGGTGGTTCCCTAGCATTCCGCGTTGTCTACTTGGCTTC CACAAGCATAGCTAGCAGTCTAGGACTGCAGCTGCTAGCCATGGCTCTTGAAAGACCTTCGGACTTCTATGTAAGGCAACGAAGGTACTGGCAAGACCATTGCCTTGCCATGGTGTCGG TcccccccaccccctttgGCGCATACGCCGGCCAAAAACGACTTCACGATCGGCTTGGCACCCAGCTGGCGATCCTGTTAAACAGCTCATTGGTCCTCTGCCAGCGTCGTGCTCTTTTGCGAGCTAAGGAGGCTTCTCCACCCCCTGGTCTGCGTGTCTGCCCCGGTCCAGTCCAAAGTCCCAGTCCCTGGCGCGGTCGTGATGTCGACCAAGACCCTTGTCTGGGGACAAGAAGCCCGGCAGGCCTCCTGGTTTCTTCACCCAGCCTGGGCAACAAGCTTGATTCGGCGCGATCTGGTAACCCACGACGACGCGATTGGTTTGATCACTCTTGGACTGAGCTCACCAAGGTGTTTTGCATGATTC CTACCATGCAGGTCAAAAATCTTCTCCCTCTGGCTTTGGCCAGCGCTGTGCTCGCCCAGAGCCAACAAAGCTTGACGGCTGCTCTAGCTTCTCAGAATTCTAGCTTGTCGTCTCTCACAG CACTCCTGGGCACCCAGCCGGCTCTGGTCCAAGCCCTTTCTCAAGCACAGAACATCACCATCCTGGCACCTAGCAATGCCGCTCTCGAGGCATTCCTAGCAAGCCCCGGTGCCCAAGGTGCTGCGACTAACCCCGGCCTCGTCGCCGCGATTCTTCAGTACCACGTCCTGAACGGCACCTACTACGCCTCCCAGTTCACCGAAGAGCCGCAGTTCATCCCCACCCTGCTGTCCAACGAGACTTATGCCAACATCACCGGCGGTCAGCGCGTTCAGGCCCAGACTGTTGGCGGTAACGTCACTTTCTACTCTGCCTTGAGGGAAAACTCGACCGTCACGGCCGGCAATGTTAACTTCACCGCTGGTACCATCCACATCATCGACAAGGTCCTGAGCGTTCCCCAGCCGATTCCTGACACCCTTCGCGCTGCCAACCTCACTGCTGCTTTGGGTGCTGTCCAGGCCGCAAACGTCGGCCCCGCTCTTGCCGCCGCAAAGGATCTGACAATCTTCATCCCCAACAACGAGGCCTTCCGCTCCATCGGCAATCTCACCGCCAACCTGACCGCCGCGCTGCCCAGCATTCTTCAGTACCACGTCGTCGCCGGCGCCGTCTTGTACAGCCCCGATATCACGAACACTTCATTGACCACACTCAATGGAGGAAACGTCACCATCCGTGTCATCAATGAGACCGTCTACGTCAACGAGGCCGAGGTTCTCATTCCCAATGTCCTTGTAGCCAACGGTGTCGTCCACGTCATCGACAA CGTCTTGAACCCCAATAACACGTCCGTGGAGCCTGATACCACGGCTTCCACCCGCGCGCCCGCATACACTGGCGCTGGTACTGCTACCGATGGCAGCAACCCCTTCACCAGCGGCATCACCGGTCCCACTTCAACTGCTCCGCTTGCCACTGAGACTGGTGCCAACAACGGTGGTGGTGTCCGAACCACCTCCTCTAGCACTCAGGCCGGCCCCATGCGCACTGCTGCTGTTGGCGCTGCTGCCCTCTTTGGTGGTATGGCTGCTTACATGAACATCTAA
- a CDS encoding isoflavone reductase yields MSLHLLVKECRNSILARRLRILLAIQLTIVHFEEAPKQSISICLLCTLRLPVQQAISDNHSIFKSLLDAGFISTPSPPPTHPTPTRSPLGLDIIISCVATLAIGSQKPIIDVLVAAGVRRFIQAEFGMDSANGL; encoded by the exons ATGAGCCTCCATCTATTGGTGAAAGAATGTCGAAATTCTATATTGGCGAGAAGACTCAGGATTCTTTTGGCTATTCAACTTACCATCGTACATTTCGAAGAGGCCCCAAAGCAATCAATTTCGATATGTCTTCTTTGCACATTGCGATTGCCGGTGCAACAGGCGATCTCGGACAATCATTCGATTTTCAAATCACTTCTTGACGCTGGATTCATT TCGACGCCCTCACCTCCTCCGACTCACCCCACTCCGACCCGCTCTCCTTTGGGATTAGACATCATCATATCATGTGTTGCAACGCTAGCTATAGGCAGCCAGAAACCCATCATAGATGTTTTAGTTGCAGCTGGGGTGCGGAGATTCATCCAAGCAGAATTTGGAATGGACTCTGCCAATGGTCTCTGA
- a CDS encoding methionine permease, whose translation MACESVQNVPVFLSSITVRGHAPEADDTAQVPCQTRIFTGKPGSRTISTKAANLGPLHLVCALLPPSSVVPQLAFSYGIDPATPLSDMSSHDAPELQPLIPSTPRRLSTSGSSDTKQLVTRIDEPNEEDFGTGLTYPSRSIEDDVLPETSTLGRTLTWQSAYILVISRVIGSGIFATPGAILRSVGSPGLSLSLWIVGAIIAACGLMISLEFGSMLPRSGGDKVYLEFTYRRPRFLASTLIAIQAVLLGFTASNCIVFSEYLLFALGGDNPSDLLRKGIAVGLLTFVTLVHGCFPRFGIRLQNVLGWIKVALIVFMIFSGLYVVLFRSTEESAQKITGVLGWGDLWENTNWNWGVIATSLFKVFYSYAGLDNANYVLNEVKDPVRTLRSVTMAALITACGLYALINVAYFVVVPIDEIKQSGELIAALFFERIFGERVGKRILPLAVALSAGANVLVVAFSAARTKQEIARQGFLPFSDILSSTKPFNSPLGGLFVHYIPSFLVITLPPSRDVYSFILEVEGYPGQILALAIAVGLLWLRIKRPDIKRPFKAFVPAVILRIGLSIALLAAPFFPPDTKPPNGLFYATYAIIGVSILTAGVMYWYVWTVALPRWGGYKIEETEEILSDGTTITKLVPYDSVSVPTFAWKSLSKDYYRLYLSQAMAKSLFTADKAHWQGYVIINAEDYNNDTILLRNHNLGRGTFDRA comes from the exons ATGGCGTGCGAATCCGT ACAGAATGTACCCGTATTCTTATCAAGCATCACTGTCCGTGGACACGCGCCTGAGGCCGATGACACCGCCCAGGTTCCCTGTCAAACGCGTATCTTTACCGGGAAGCCGGGCAGCCGAACCAT TTCCACGAAGGCTGCCAACTTGGGTCCGTTACATTTGGTTTGCGCGCTCTTACCGCCTAGTTCAGTAGTACCCCAACTCGCGTTCTCATACGGTATCGATCCAGCGACACCACTCAGCGATATGAGTAGCCACGATGCCCCGGAGTTGCAGCCGCTGATCCCATCTACGCCACGACGCTTGTCGACTTCAGGCAGCTCAGATACCAAGCAGCTCGTAACCAGAATTGATGAGCCGAATGAAGAAGACTTTGGGACTGGGCTGACGTACCCATCACGCTCAATTGAAGACGATGTACTTCCAGAGACATCGACACTCGGCCGCACGTTGACCTGGCAAAGCGCCTACATTCTTGTCATCTCAAGAGTGATAGGCAGCGGGATCTTTGCTACTCCGGGCGCAATTCTTCGCTCAGTTGGGAGCCCCGGTCTGTCACTCTCGCTTTGGATTGTTGGCGCAATAATTGCTGCATGCGGGTTGATGATCTCCCTAGAGTTTGGCTCGATGCTGCCACGGTCTGGGGGAGACAAAGTGTACCTAGAATTCACGTATCGTCGACCTCGATTCCTAGCATCGACCCTCATCGCCATCCAAGCCGTTCTTCTGGGATTTACAGCGAGCAATTGCATCGTTTTTAGCGAATATCTGTTATTTGCACTGGGTGGCGATAACCCCAGTGATCTCCTTCGAAAAGGTATTGCAGTTGGACTCCTCACATTCGTTACCCTGGTTCATGGTTGTTTCCCACGCTTCGGTATCAGGCTGCAAAATGTTTTGGGTTGGATCAAGGTTGCCCTGATTGTCTTCATGATATTCTCAGGTCTCTACGTTGTCTTGTTCCGATCAACGGAAGAATCTGCCCAGAAAATCACTGGAGTGCTTGGATGGGGAGACCTGTGGGAAAACACCAACTGGAATTGGGGTGTAATTGCTACATCCCTTTTCAAAGTCTTCTATTCATACGCGGGGCTTGACAATGCCAATTACGTCCTGAATGAGGTCAAAGACCCAGTTCGGACCTTGCGATCTGTGACGATGGCGGCATTGATTACTGCGTGCGGACTTTACGCACTTATCAATGTAGCATACTTTGTCGTTGTTCCCATCGATGAGATAAAGCAGAGCGGCGAGCTGATAGCGGCCCTATTCTTTGAACGAATCTTCGGTGAGAGAGTTGGCAAAAGGATCCTTCCTCTGGCAGTTGCTTTGAGTGCAGGAGCGAATGTTCTCGTCGTTGCATTTTCTGCG GCGCGCACAAAACAAGAAATTGCCAGACAAGGCTTTCTTCCGTTTTCGGACATACTGTCATCTACAAAGCCCTTCAACTCACCTCTAGGCGGGCTCTTTGTTCACTACATTCCTTCATTTCTGGTCATTACGCTGCCTCCCTCTAGGGATGTTTATTCATTTATCCTGGAGGTTGAAGGCTATCCTGGTCAAATTTTAGCGTTGGCCATTGCAGTAGGGCTTTTGTGGCTTCGCATTAAACGTCCCGATATCAAACGCCCATTCAAGGCATTTGTTCCAGCTGTGATCTTACGAATCGGCCTGAGTATAGCATTACTTGCGGCTCCTTTTTTCCCGCCGGATACAAAGCCACCAAACGGATTGTTTTACGCCACATATGCAATTATTGGTGTGAGCAT TCTCACAGCCGGAGTAATGTATTGGTATGTCTGGACAGTCGCTTTGCCCCGTTGGGGAGGTTATAAGATTGAGGAAACAGAAGAGATTCTGAGTGATGGAACAACAATCACAAAACTC GTGCCTTATGATTCAGTGTCGGTTCCAACGTTTGCTTGGAAATCGCTTTCGAAAGATTACTACCGCTTGTATCTCTCCCAAGCAATGGCTAAGAGTCTCTTTACAGCAGATAAGGCGCACTGGCAAGGATATGTGATTATCAATGCGGAAGATTACAACAATGACACCATTTTACTCCGCAACCATAACCTGGGCCGAGGCACGTTTGACCGAGCTTAA
- a CDS encoding beta-glucosidase, which produces MCSYNRINNTYGCENSKLLNGILKTEMQFEGFVLLDWNAKHTLESANAGLGILAAWYLVGQDNDFPIPGIGMKNLTEPHDQIDARDPKARPTILSGALAGHVLVKNENNSLPFSGAPKIMSIFGYDATVPSTKNTDKLFELGYYSSPEMAQAVLGTERHFDQAAKGGTIVSGGRAAANAPSYLLDVSTILSQVSVFGLTGL; this is translated from the exons ATGTGCTCATACAACAGGATTAACAACACATACGGTTGTGAGAACAGTAAACTATTGAACGGGATTCTAAAGACAGAAATGCAATTCGAAGGGTTTGTTCTTCTCGACTGGAACGCAAAGCATACACTAGAAAGTGCCAATGCTGGTCTAG GAATTCTGGCAGCTTGGTATCTTGTTGGTCAAGACAACGACTTCCCAATTCCTGGCATTGGCATGAAAAATCTGACTGAGCCGCACGATCAAATCGACGCCCGTGATCCTAAGGCGAGGCCAACAATACTCAGTGGAGCTCTTGCGGGCCACGTGTTAGTGAAGAACGAAAATAATTCACTACCTTTCAGCGGGGCCCCGAAGATCATGTCTATATTTGGATATGATGCAACAGTACCTTCGACGAAGAATACCGACAAACTTTTTGAGCTTGGATACTACTCCTCCCCAGAGATGGCTCAGGCTGTACTGGGAACAGAGAGGCATTTTGACCAGGCAGCCAAGGGGGGAACCATTGTCAGTGGGGGGCGTGCTGCAGCCAATGCGCCTTCATACCTACTCGATGTAAGCACCATACTCTCCCAGGTGAGTGTTTTTGGGCTGACGGGGCTCTAG